ACATTCCATTTATCATTTTCTGCGTCACCGCTTTGGCATGATGGCCTATAAAACAGGCGCTTCATTTTTTATTCTTTCAAGAACTATAGGTGCTACTGCCCGACTGTATCTCGTGATAAATGTTCTTCAACTATTTATTCTCAACGATTTGGGTATCGGGTTCGAATGGACTGCAATCGCAATTCTCATGATGATCTTACTTTATACCATACAAGGTGGAGTAAAAACAATTGTTTGGACCGATACACTCCAGACTTTTTTTATGCTGGGTGGTTTGTTTGTTTGTACCTGGATGATTTTAGATCAACTCGACTTAAGTTTTATGTCTTCGATTCAGGTTTTAGACGAAAAAAATTATTTAAAAATTATTAATCCTGATCTGAACAGCGGCTCAAATTTCTTTAAACATCTCATTGGCGGAGCATTGGTTACGATTAGTATGACAGGAATGGATCAGGAAATGATGCAAAAAAATATCAGTGTAAGTAATTTAAAAGATGCTCAGAAAAATATGGTGGTTTTTAGCATCATTTTATTATTTGTCAATTAGTTGTTTTTGTTTTTAGGTGGATTACTCTATGTATATGCTGATACGCAAGGTTTGAATGCCAGAGGTGACGATTTATTTCCATTTGTTGCATTAAAAAGCATGTCTCCTGTTTTCGGAATCATTTTTATTATCGGATTGATCTCTGCACTCTTTCCAAGTGCTGATGGTGCTATTACAGCGCTGACCTCATCCTTTTGTATTGATATCCTTGGAATGCAAAACAGAACCGATCTTACAGAGCAGCAAAAAATCAAACTCCGAAAAAAAGTTCACTTTGCCTTCGCATTCCTTTTTTTACTACTCATCTTTGTATTTAAATGGATAGATAATAAATCCATCATCGATGTCATTTTGAAACTTGCGGGTTATACATACGGACCCTTGCTCGGATTGTTTTCTTTTGCATTATTTACCAAAAGAAGTTTACCTGAAAATGTATCTATTGTTTTTGTGTGTTTGATCTCCATTGTTTTGGTTTATATCATCGACAGTCATTCCACCCAATGGTTTGATGGATTTGCATTGGGATTTCTCAATTTAGGATTGAATGGCTTGCTGACTTTTTGGGGTTTATACCTGATCTCTAAAAAAGAAATATGAAAATAAGAGCACACACTGAAGCACCATCCAATTACAGAAATCTGGAACACATGAGTGTTGCAGAAATACTGTTTGCTATGAATGCGGAAGACCATAAAGTTGCACAAGCAGTAGCTCTCGTTCTAGAGCCAATCCGTGAATTTGTCGAGCAGCTCATTCCAAAAGTCAAAAATGGCGGTCGCTTATTTTATATCGGTGCCGGCACCAGCGGCAGATTGGGAATTATTGATGCTTCAGAATGTCCGCCTACATTTGGGGTAAGCCCTGATATTGTGATCGGACTGATGGCAGGTGGTGATCTGGCCATCCGTAAAGCTGTAGAATTTGCTGAGGACAGCGAAACCAATGCATGGAAAGATTTAACAAAATACTTCATAGGAAAAGAGGATTGCGTTGTTGGAATTGCTGCGAGCGGAACAACACCTTATGTGGTATACGGGCTAGAGGCTTGTCAAAATCATGAGATCACTACAGCGTGCATTTGTTCTAATCCGGATAGCCCGGTGACTAAATTTGCAAACTACCCAATCGTTGTTGAATTAGGCCCTGAATTTCTTACAGGCAGCACCCGCCTCAAAAGCGGAAGCGCTCAGAAAATGATCCTCAATATGATTTCAACATCATTGATGATTGGACTGGGACGGGTTAAAGATCATAAAATGGTAGATATGCAGCTCAGCAATCAAAAACTCTTGGTACGAGGAACAGCAATGATTCAGGAAGCCTTACAAATTTCAGAAAATGAAGCTCAGGAATTGCTGCAAAAACACGGATCAGTTCGAGCTGTTTTAGACCGTGAAAAATAAAAAAATCAATTTCAACTCTGGTTTAAGGCAAAAAATCAGGGTTTACCATGAGACAAATTCAGGGTTTACCCTGATGATTTTAAAGATTCCATTTCCATATCTTGCAGGATGCAATAAACTCTCGGAAGAGAACCAAAAGTAAGTTATTCTATTCCCAAGGCAGCATAACTTAGTTTCGAGGTATCTTATCAAGAGAGACATTTTTTAACCCTAAACGCACTTGTTATGGAACCGACCGGAACCTTTCTCCAGGATGCTTACAGACAACCTGAAGCATCAGAAATTCATGCCGAGGAAACAAATTGGCTACACCAATTTCGCAAAAGCCTTAGCTGGATTAAACCAACAGCACATGAATCTGAACAAGACTTTCCAAATGATCTTGTAGCAGATTAGAAAACCCAAAATCAAAGTTTAATTTAGATCTGTTGGTATTGATTCATCATGTTCCCTGAAGTAAGGAGCATGGTGAATTTTTTTTCATCCACCAGCTGAAGCAGATGTAAATTTACCGAACTAACATTTGTTAGCATTTATCGTCTCTTTCAGGCATCCAGACTAACAGTCTAACATACTAGCAGTCTAACAGTCTAACAAACTAACAGACAAACAGACTAGCAGACTAACAGACTAACAGACTAACAGACTAACAGTCTATCTCCCCCATCTAAAATTGTGGAAACCCGGTATGATCCGTATTTGAAAAATTCTGCGCAATATCCAGATCCCGTTTGCGCTCCTCTTTGGTTTTATCAAATGTATCACGGGGCAGAAAAAATTCTTTTGCTTCTGCTTTTTCATTTTTCCATTCAGGAACCTGATGCTCATCAAACTCCCTGTAGTTGCTAAATACAAAAGAAGTCCACAAACCTACAACGGCTCCGAACAACTGGCTTTCCCAGGATCCTCGCTCCTCTGTAGGAAAAAAACCTGCCAGATAACCACTATACATCACAACCATAATGCCCATTAAAGCTATGGATTTAACATTACGCCTGAAGATACCTGAAAAAAAGATAAAAGAGATCAAGCCATATACCAATCCGCTGGCACCTATGTGTGAGTAATTGCGCCCTAAAATAAAAACCATTAAACCGGTAATGGTGAGAATTAAAAAATAACTAGCCCAACCAATACTTCTATAAAAATAAAAAAGCACACCGGTTGTAATAAACAAGGGTGGCAAATTTGAAAACAAATGACCCCAACTCGCATGAATAAATTGTCCTGTAATAATGCCATACCATTGGCTAAAATCGCGTGGGTAAATACTCCAGTTGTATTTTGGAATAGGACTTACTAAAAAAAGCAAATGCACCAGTAAACATAAAACACTTACCGATAAAGCAATAGACAATGCATTGCGCAAATGTTCTTTTTCTTTATGGATAAATTCGTTCATGAATATCTTCTGCGAATCAATTTTAGAAAGACCTGGGCGTTTTTCATTTTATTTTCGTTCATCCAATCAAATGCATCAACAACTTCACTGCATAAATAGTTGGAGGCTTCTTCAAAATTTTGCATCCCATTCAATTTCTGAACAGTCGCATCAAATGCAGATTTATCTCCATTAAAAAGTACATTTTGGTAAACAATTTTTTCATTAAGGCCAAATGCAGAAGCGATATCCTTTATCGGAGTTGATTCCAATTTACCGGACAAATCACCAGAATCCTTAATGGTCAGAAGTTCTGCATACTTACTTAAATCTAATTTTTCTTCTTTCTTTTTGTGGGGTGTCTCTGCCACTCCAACCGGCATTGGATCCACCATTGGATGCCCGTTTTCAGGAACAATCACCAGCTCTTGACCTTGCTCTACTTTCAAGGATTGAATGGCTTCCCGAATGCGCTGGTTATAATCCAACAATAAATTTTTTCAGATTGCGTAAAATCTTCTTCATGTGCATAGACATCCAGAATATTGTTCATTTTTTGCATCCATTTGCGGATCTGATGAAAGTCCATAGTTAATGTTTATTTATTTTGAAAAACGCCTCAAGCGCTGATTTTATTGGTGCAAATGTACTTCGTTTTGGCAGTCCCATTCTATTATAAATATATTATATATAATTTTTATAGATATTTGCCCCCAGAATGTTTATCGAACCTATTTACAAATCGCAACGAAGCGGATGGATTGAAGTCATCTGTGGGTCCATGTTCAGTGGAAAAACAGAAGAATTGATCAGAAGGTTGAAAAGAGCCAGGATCGCCAATCAAAAAGTTGAAATCTTCAAACCCAGTAAGGACATTCGTTACGATGAGCGCAGAGTGGTTTCGCATGATGAAAATACCCTGCTTTCAAAGCCCATTGCTCATTCTTCTGAGCTAAATCTTGTGTTACCGGAAACTGAGGTCGTCGGAATTGACGAAGCACAGTTCTTTGATATGGAATTTCCACAACACTGCCAGGAATTAGCGATTTCCGGAAAAAGAGTCATCATTGCAGGATTAGACATGGATTTTAGAGGAAAACCTTTTGGTCCGATGCCTGCTATCATGGCTGTAGCTGAGTATATCACAAAAGTTCATGCAATTTGTCCACATTGTGGCAATCTTGCGACACATTCGTACAGACTCGGAGATGAAGAAGAAACGATCTTGTTAGGAGAAACCGATAAATATGAACCGCGATGCCGCTATTGCTTCTCGCTGGGCCCCATATTGCAATTCAGATGATTACAAATTCATGGAGAATAAACGCATACATTCCGCATTAATATCAGTCTATAACAAAGATAACCTCGAACAAATTGTCCGAAAACTTAAAGATTTAGACATCGTCATTTATTCGACAGGAGGTACTAAGGAGTTTATAGAAGAAATGGACATTCCCGTTGTTTCCGTTGAAACCATAACCGAATATCCAGCAATTCTCGGCGGCAGGGTTAAAACATTACATCCAAAAGTATTTGGTGGCATTTTGGCGATCCGCAATGAAGATCATTTGAGTCAATTGGCCCATTTCAGAATACCCTTAATCGATTTAGTGGTCGTAGATCTTTATCCCTTTGAAGAGACACTAAAACTCACTGATCAACATGAAGAGATCATTGAAAAAATTGACATCGGTGGAATTTCATTGATACGTGCAGCAGCCAAAAATTTTCGCGATGTCCTGGTCATCCCATCCAAAGCGGACTACGGCGGATTATTGGAAATTTTATCCAACAATGCTATTTCAAGCATAAACGAACGAAAAAAATTCGCTGCAAATGCCTTTCAAATCAGTCAATCATATGACTATTGTATACATCAATACCTTTCCGAATCAGAAAAAGTAAAAGAAATCGACTTGCGTTATGGAGAAAATCCGCATCAGCAAGCCAGGTTTATTGGAAACTTAAATGAAAATCTGGAAGTCCTTTCAGGAAAAGACCTATCTTATAACAATATCCTTGACATTGATTCAGCCTTAAGTCTAATGGCTGATTTTAGGACGTCTCTTCCTTGTTTTGCAGTTCTTAAACACACAAATGTTTGCGGCCTTGCTGTTCGTGAAAATTTATATGAAGCATGGGAAGGAGCTTTAGCAGGGGATCCCATATCAGCTTTTGGTGGTATCCTCATTTGCAATAGAACGATTGACCTCCACACCGCTCAGTCCATTCACCCCTTATTTTACGAGGTTTTGCTGGCTCCCGGATTTGACAAGGAAGCCATGGAACTGTTGCAAGCTAAAAAGAACAGAATCCTGATCCGGATTATTCAGTGGCCTGAACAAGATAAACTCCTAAGAACCGCCATCAACGGATTGCTCGAGCAAGACGCAAACAAACATCATGCGAGACCTGAAGATTTAAAATGGGTAAGTACTTTAAAGGTAGATTCTGAAAAAACACAAGATTTGCTCCTTGCCATACATTGTGTCAAACATTTGAAATCAAATGCAATCGCAATTGTAAAAGGCAGTCAACTCATAGGCATGGGTTGTGGCCAAACCTCAAGAGTTGACGCTTGCAAACAAGCTATCAGCAAAGCCAAAGCAATGGGTTTCGAAACACAAGGATCTGTAATGGCTTCCGAAGCCTTTTTCCCATTTCCGGATTGCGTTGAGCTCGCAGGAGAAGCCGGGATCATTGCCATTGCACAGCCCGGTGGTTCTGTCAACGATGACAAGAGCATTTCCAGAGCTAACGAATTGGGTGTGGCTATGGCTTTTACAGGGATCCGACATTTTAAACATTGATGCGGCGCTCTTTATGTATCGATTTGGGAAACTCTCGAGTTAAACTGGCCATCTTTCACGATAAAACATTGCATAATTATTCCAGTTTCAACTATTCCGACTCAAATCTGGTAATAGAATGGCTGGATGCGCATGATTACGAGCACATCATTTATTCAAGTGTCGTTGAGCCCATCCCGGAATGGCTTATTGAACTGAAGACTCGCCAAAAAACACTGCAATTGAGTTCAACTTGCAAATTGCCCATTCAATTGGATCTTTACGAGACTCCTGAAACATTGGGAACTGACCGGATTGCAGCTTTAGCTGGTGGTGAACAATTGCAATTGAATGCCCATTTATTGATTATTAATGCAGGAAGCTGCATGACTTATGACTTACTCCATGAAAATGGCAAGTTTATGGGTGGAAATATTTCGCCCGGATTGGACATGAGGTACAAAGCCATGCATGATTTTACATCACGGCTGCCTTTGGTGCATCCCTTACATCCCGGTGACCGATTTTTGGGCAATAATACCATCGAGGCAGTGGAGAACGGATCTTATTTTGGCCTGATATTCGAAATTGAAGCATATTTTTTAAGACTTTCAGAAAATTATAAAGGCTTAAAGTGCGTTCTCACTGGCGGGAATGCACATAAATTGGTAAATCGGCTTAAAATTGACATTTTTGCGGATCCTTATCTCGTTTTGAAAGGTCTTAATTACATTTTAGAAATCAATGAATCCACTTAAAATAGTTCTTTTCGCAGGCATCTCTGCATTTGCAACAGGTCTTTATTCGCAAAATTCAGAAAATAATCCCCTATCCCGATATGGTTTGGGTGATCTGAGAAATAGCAGTCCGTCCTGGATGTTAGGTATGGCTAATGCAGGAGTAGCCTATTCTTCAGAGCAGCTTTTCAATAATTTGAATCCGGCTTCTTCAGCATTCCTGCTCCAGACCGATGTTGAAGTGGGTCTTTTTGCAAAAAGGAGTAGTCTGGAAGACGCCCAAAAGAATACTTATAGTGAGTGGACCGGAGGAATTCAACAAATACTCTTAGCCATTCCTTTACAGAATGCGATTAATGATTTGCTCAATCGCAAAACAAGAAAACGCTTCATGGGGCTTCATTTGGGCTTGAGCCCTTATTCAGGAATGGGTTATAATGTAAGCATCATAGACAAAAGCGATACCAACAATATTCTCAGTCGTAAGCTGCAAGGAGATGGGGCTATCACTTCGTTTAATATTGGTTTTTCATACAGGTACCAGGATTTTTCTATAGGAATTGGAATGGATTATTTATTCGGGAACTTAAACTATAATCAGGATTTAATCTTTGAGAGTAAACCGGGATCTTACGACTCTTATTTAACAGATCGCCAACACATCAGCGGTTGGAAACCTAGCATTGGTTTACTTTATCGTAAAATATTAAATCAAGCTGACCTTAAAAAAGACAATAATCTTCGTCGCAATATTTTTGGTGCGGGTTTGACTGTTCAGATTCCAAACAAATATAGAGTAAACTATTCTGCATTACATATCGCGAGATATGATGAATCCAATCCTGCTTCCGGAAGTGTAACCGACACTGTTTTAAATATCACGGATCGTGAATCAGAAGGAGGTTTACCACTCGGTTTTCGCCTGGGATTCATGTATTCACACCAAGACAAATCGGGAATACTCTTATCAGCGCATTACGAAGCCTGGGAAGAAGCATCCATACCGCAAGGCATAGAAGGCGCTTATGGCAATACATTTGGGATCAGGCTTGGTGGATGGTACCGCAAAGGGCAGCACCACTTTGATCCTTTTTGAAAAAATCAACTTTCGATTTGGCCTTTATTATCAGGACGATTACCGCGTGATCAAAGGAGAACAAGCTTATCAGCTCGGATTCACATTAGGTTGGGCTTATCCTGTGATTTTCCTTCGCCAGGATGCATTGATTCATCTGAATCTGGATATGGGACAACGAAAAGCCGGAGACCTGCTCAAAGAAAACTACATACAGCTGACCTTCGGAGTGACCATCAACGACAACGAATGGTTTTTGAAACGGAAGTATAACTAACGAACGTTTGTAAGTTTCTTATAACTTGATCATCGGCAAACTTCCCGATTGGTTTGCTGATTTCCACTTTATAAAATAAATTCCTTTCCCAAGATTTAGAATTTTCGACGATTCCCAATGAATACTTGCAGTTCCCTTTGCTTTGTTAAAAATTGTGATAGTCTGACCTTTTAAATCCATCAACTCGAAATACATTTCTTGTGATTGAAGTTCGGTAGAAAGTTCTATTTGGATTTTATGTTGCACAGGATTGGTTAAAAGTCTTAGGGGCATACCTACTTTAGCCAATTCATTGTTGCCAGAAATGATCTCATTCGTCCACCGAATCACCAGCACATTGACATTTTGACCGTCTTTGTAATTGGCCACCATCACTATTTTACCATCCTTCTGAATTGCAAAATGGGGCGTGTGATCGGTCAAGATATTGACGGCATCAAAACCGGCTATGCCCATATCTCCGAAACTGGAATCTATCTGACCATTTTCAAGATATCTTACAACGACGAATTTATTTTGAGTGAGCACATTTATTTCGCCACAAACCAAATATTTGTGATCCGCTTGTTTGATCATGTATAACCCATAATCGACAGGGCCCTTAAAATCATAGGTCATTTTTCCGCCATTTCCAAAACCCGGATCTAAATCGCCATTGGGTAAATACTTTGCCAACGAGAAGTCGTAATTGGTAACATCATCACGCACCGTGCCTGCCGTGAGGTATTTGCCATCCGAAGTAATTGCAGTGGTATAACCAATATCGTGATTACCTGCAAAATCCGTTTGAAGTTCGCCGCTGTTTCCAAAAGAAAAATCTCGGCTTCCATCTGAGTTCAATCTCAAAATTGCATAATTAGCTTTGGGATAGACTCCGGCGCATCCGGTAACCAGGATCTTTCCTCCGGGCTCGAGCAGCAAATCAAAAGGAATATCTTCTCTGGTCAAAAAATTGTGATACATCCATCCTATCCCATTAAAACTCAAATCAGGTTTTCCATCTGGTAAAAATCGCGCTACGAACCAATCGATATCAAAAGAGTCAACTACGCATACACCTGTCACTACGATGTTTTGTTGTGCATCTACATTAGCAACGATCGGGCCTGTAGATTTTCCACATTTAAAATTTACGATGCCGTTTATACCGAACTCGGGATCGGGGCTTCCATCCGACAGCAATTTTATCAAAATACCGTTGGTATTAGGATTGACTCCACTGAATCCTCCAGCCAGAATTTTGCCATCCGGCAATGCCCTTACAAATTCAAGGTTCTCTTGTTTGGGTCCAAAATCCCAAATGACAAAACCCTTGTTTCCAAAACTGGAATCCAATTGGCCATTTTCCAAATACCTGAGTAATAAAAAATCATATTCGGATGTTTGGAGCGCGATTCTTCCGCCGACCAGAATCTTACCATCATTTTGGATATCCGTTGTCCCGGCTTGTTCCTTACCGCCTAAGTCTGTATGCACCCATCCACCGAAACCAAAGCTGGGGTCCAGTTGACCGGATTGTGAATTAAGGTAGCTTAGCCAACAGCAAGCCAAAACCATGATAAAACTAAATTTGATCGCATTCATAAGTCTAAATTTACAATAAAAAATTCAACCTTACTCATGACCCTGTTAAAGTTCGCATTTATAGCTACTCTACGCGCTTTAACCAATACTTAACAGCATCAGGATAATTATTTGCGAAATTCGACTGTTTTTCTGTAAATATGCATATATGGTCAAGATTTTAAGCCTGGTGATGTTTTTGGGATTATTCCAAACAACTTCTGAGAAAGAAGCCAAAAAGTTAATGGATAAAGTTTCGTCACACTATCAGGCTTTAAAAAGTTTGGAAATACAATTTAGTTATGAATTAAAAGTCGGCAATAAATCAGACGGAATTCAAAAGGGAAGTCTGATTTCTAAAGGCGAGATGTATAAACTGAGTTTGCCTGATATAGATCTCTATTGCGATGGAACGGATCAGTATGCGCATTTGAAAAAAAATAAGGAAATTCAAATTAGCCGCAGAGATGAATCAGACAACCGCTATCATCCGAAAGCATTGGCATCCATTCATAAATCCGGATCTTACATTTTTAGAATTGAGGAGAAAATTGTTGAAAAAACAAAAAAGCTGACCGTGATTGAATTTATGCCAAGTGACAAAAATGAAAGCGTCTTTAAAATCAAACTCTTCATCAATGAATCTGAAAATTTGATAGAAAAGGTACAATGGTTTGAAAAATCAGGCAAAATGACTTTGGTTTCATTTACCAAAATGCAAAGCAATAAATCGTTCACAGATGCTTTTTTTAAGCCGGATTATAAAAACCTGAGTGGCGTACATGTAGAAGATTTGCGGGAAGATTGAGATTGTATCAGAATTTCAAATTTTAGGAAACAAGCATAGTTCGTCTACATCGAATAATTTTATCTAATTTTGTTTCCAATGTTTAGCAGGACTGGCCTGATTCAACGCGTTGCACGCACCCTTACCCGATTCAATCAAAAGGATTATGGTTTGGCAAGCTATTGTCAGGACAAACTTTTTAAAAATCTCATTGAAACAGCAAGAGACACGAGCTTTGGCAAAGCTCATGATTTTAAAAATATCAAGTCCCATCAGGATTATTGCGATCGCGTTCCCTTACGGGATTATGAAGATTTTTTAGAATATATGGATGCCATAAAATCTGGCAGGCCGGATATGCTTTGGCCCGGAAGGCCTAAATATTTCTGCAAATCTTCCGGAACAACTTCTGGTAGTAAATACATACCCATCACCAAAGCCAGCATCAAAAATCACATCCGGGGTGCCCGAAACGCACTTTTCCATTATATAAGCCAGCATCCGAACACAAGAATTTTTGAAGGAAAAATGCTATTCCTCTCCGGCAGCCCTAAATTGGATACATCAGGTGTGATACCGGTTGGTCGATTGTCTGGGATCGTTAACCACGAAATACCGGCATGGTTTCAAAAAAATAAACTACCAAGTTTTGAAGTCAATTGCATTGAGCCCTGGGAGAAAAAAATTGACCAATTGGTAGCGTCGATCGCTGATCAGGATATCAGAGTTTTTAGTGGAATACCTCCATGGATTCAAATGTTTAGCGAACGATTATTGGAATATACCGGAAAACAAACGGTTATTGATGTTTTTCCGAATCTGGAATTATACCTACATGGCGGTGTCAATTACGGTCCTTATGAAAAGAAACTCAATGAGTTATTTGGAAAACCCCTGACTTTGATTGAAACTTATCCTGCAAGTGAAGGATTTATAGCTTTTCAGGATGACTCAAATGATCCCGGATTACAGTTGATCATCAACGACGGAATCTTCTTTGAATTTATCCCAAAATCTGAAATTAAACATCCAAATCCAAGCAGGCTGCTTTTGGATAAAGTTCAACTTCATCAGGATTACGCTGTGATTTTAAGCACCAATGCCGGACTTTGGTCTTACCTTATTGGTGATTTGGTGCGGTTTGTATCGCTAAATCCTTATAAAATAAGAGTTACAGGCCGGATTAGCCAATTCATTTCAGCTTTTGGGGAACATGTCATTGGTAGTGAAATAGACCAGGCCATAAGTTTTGCTCAAAAAGCCCATAGTTTTAATGTGGTGGAGTTTACGGTTGCACCACAAGTAAGCCCTACAGATAACAAAAATCCATATCACGAATGGTTGATAGAATTTTCTGAGATCCCTAAAAATCTAAATGAAATTGCGCTCACCATCAATAGCCGGCTTTGCGAACTCAATGCTTATTATAAGGATCTCATCGATGGCAAACTGCTGGACACCCTAAAAATCAGGCCCGTTCGCAGGAATGCTTTTCTGAACTATATGCGAAGTATTGGTCGTCTGGGTGAACAATTTAAGGTACACAGACTGAGCAACGACCGCAAAGTGGTTGATGTTTTGTATAAAGACATTGTAGGAAAGTAGTCCGTTTTAGATTTCAAATGTAATACTTAGCCATCAGATTTTGCGTTTATCTTACTACATACCACATTTAACAGCCGCCTAACTTTTTGTGTTTTTAAAAATTGATGAGTTGACAGCCTAAAATTGGATCTTAAATTTTCAAAAAAGCCTGAATATCAATGGCTTTTAAAGCTATTCACTTAAATTAATTCCATCAGAATTGCAATAATTTCTTAAATTTGCGCCCTTCATGAGAAAAATAGGATTGGGAATCATCGTATTGGCTTTGTTCGTAGTTTCGGGCTGTAAGTCAGGTTATGAGAAGATACGCAATAGCGGGGATCCTCAGCTCATCTTAAAATCTGCGAATCAACACTATCTGGAAAAGGAATATTTTAAAGCACAAACATTGTATGAATTGGTGCTCACTTCATTCCGGGGCCAAAAGGAAGCTGAAGAAATTTATTTCAATTATGCGCAAACCCATTTTTACTTAAAGGAATACGATCTTGCTTCCTACCTGTTTAAGAATTTTGCGAATACTTTTATCAATAGTTCTCGCAAGGAAGAAGCAGATTATTTTTCTGTTTATTCCCTTTATAAAACAGCACCTGCATATAAATTGGATCAAACTGCTACTCAAAAAGCGATTGAAGGTTTTCAATTGTTTATCAATAGTTATCCGAATTCGCCAAAAGTTGC
The genomic region above belongs to Saprospiraceae bacterium and contains:
- a CDS encoding N-acetylmuramic acid 6-phosphate etherase; this encodes MKIRAHTEAPSNYRNLEHMSVAEILFAMNAEDHKVAQAVALVLEPIREFVEQLIPKVKNGGRLFYIGAGTSGRLGIIDASECPPTFGVSPDIVIGLMAGGDLAIRKAVEFAEDSETNAWKDLTKYFIGKEDCVVGIAASGTTPYVVYGLEACQNHEITTACICSNPDSPVTKFANYPIVVELGPEFLTGSTRLKSGSAQKMILNMISTSLMIGLGRVKDHKMVDMQLSNQKLLVRGTAMIQEALQISENEAQELLQKHGSVRAVLDREK
- a CDS encoding rhomboid family intramembrane serine protease; its protein translation is MNEFIHKEKEHLRNALSIALSVSVLCLLVHLLFLVSPIPKYNWSIYPRDFSQWYGIITGQFIHASWGHLFSNLPPLFITTGVLFYFYRSIGWASYFLILTITGLMVFILGRNYSHIGASGLVYGLISFIFFSGIFRRNVKSIALMGIMVVMYSGYLAGFFPTEERGSWESQLFGAVVGLWTSFVFSNYREFDEHQVPEWKNEKAEAKEFFLPRDTFDKTKEERKRDLDIAQNFSNTDHTGFPQF
- a CDS encoding thymidine kinase codes for the protein MFIEPIYKSQRSGWIEVICGSMFSGKTEELIRRLKRARIANQKVEIFKPSKDIRYDERRVVSHDENTLLSKPIAHSSELNLVLPETEVVGIDEAQFFDMEFPQHCQELAISGKRVIIAGLDMDFRGKPFGPMPAIMAVAEYITKVHAICPHCGNLATHSYRLGDEEETILLGETDKYEPRCRYCFSLGPILQFR
- the purH gene encoding bifunctional phosphoribosylaminoimidazolecarboxamide formyltransferase/IMP cyclohydrolase → MENKRIHSALISVYNKDNLEQIVRKLKDLDIVIYSTGGTKEFIEEMDIPVVSVETITEYPAILGGRVKTLHPKVFGGILAIRNEDHLSQLAHFRIPLIDLVVVDLYPFEETLKLTDQHEEIIEKIDIGGISLIRAAAKNFRDVLVIPSKADYGGLLEILSNNAISSINERKKFAANAFQISQSYDYCIHQYLSESEKVKEIDLRYGENPHQQARFIGNLNENLEVLSGKDLSYNNILDIDSALSLMADFRTSLPCFAVLKHTNVCGLAVRENLYEAWEGALAGDPISAFGGILICNRTIDLHTAQSIHPLFYEVLLAPGFDKEAMELLQAKKNRILIRIIQWPEQDKLLRTAINGLLEQDANKHHARPEDLKWVSTLKVDSEKTQDLLLAIHCVKHLKSNAIAIVKGSQLIGMGCGQTSRVDACKQAISKAKAMGFETQGSVMASEAFFPFPDCVELAGEAGIIAIAQPGGSVNDDKSISRANELGVAMAFTGIRHFKH
- a CDS encoding type III pantothenate kinase, encoding MRRSLCIDLGNSRVKLAIFHDKTLHNYSSFNYSDSNLVIEWLDAHDYEHIIYSSVVEPIPEWLIELKTRQKTLQLSSTCKLPIQLDLYETPETLGTDRIAALAGGEQLQLNAHLLIINAGSCMTYDLLHENGKFMGGNISPGLDMRYKAMHDFTSRLPLVHPLHPGDRFLGNNTIEAVENGSYFGLIFEIEAYFLRLSENYKGLKCVLTGGNAHKLVNRLKIDIFADPYLVLKGLNYILEINEST
- a CDS encoding outer membrane lipoprotein carrier protein LolA, which translates into the protein MVKILSLVMFLGLFQTTSEKEAKKLMDKVSSHYQALKSLEIQFSYELKVGNKSDGIQKGSLISKGEMYKLSLPDIDLYCDGTDQYAHLKKNKEIQISRRDESDNRYHPKALASIHKSGSYIFRIEEKIVEKTKKLTVIEFMPSDKNESVFKIKLFINESENLIEKVQWFEKSGKMTLVSFTKMQSNKSFTDAFFKPDYKNLSGVHVEDLRED
- a CDS encoding GH3 auxin-responsive promoter family protein; the protein is MFSRTGLIQRVARTLTRFNQKDYGLASYCQDKLFKNLIETARDTSFGKAHDFKNIKSHQDYCDRVPLRDYEDFLEYMDAIKSGRPDMLWPGRPKYFCKSSGTTSGSKYIPITKASIKNHIRGARNALFHYISQHPNTRIFEGKMLFLSGSPKLDTSGVIPVGRLSGIVNHEIPAWFQKNKLPSFEVNCIEPWEKKIDQLVASIADQDIRVFSGIPPWIQMFSERLLEYTGKQTVIDVFPNLELYLHGGVNYGPYEKKLNELFGKPLTLIETYPASEGFIAFQDDSNDPGLQLIINDGIFFEFIPKSEIKHPNPSRLLLDKVQLHQDYAVILSTNAGLWSYLIGDLVRFVSLNPYKIRVTGRISQFISAFGEHVIGSEIDQAISFAQKAHSFNVVEFTVAPQVSPTDNKNPYHEWLIEFSEIPKNLNEIALTINSRLCELNAYYKDLIDGKLLDTLKIRPVRRNAFLNYMRSIGRLGEQFKVHRLSNDRKVVDVLYKDIVGK
- the bamD gene encoding outer membrane protein assembly factor BamD — encoded protein: MRKIGLGIIVLALFVVSGCKSGYEKIRNSGDPQLILKSANQHYLEKEYFKAQTLYELVLTSFRGQKEAEEIYFNYAQTHFYLKEYDLASYLFKNFANTFINSSRKEEADYFSVYSLYKTAPAYKLDQTATQKAIEGFQLFINSYPNSPKVADCNRLIDECRSKLELKAFEAGKLYFEMDSYQSSVTSFQNLLLDFPETKNDREVRLMICRASFLLAENSIYEKQKERYLEALEFTQQFLNKYPSGKQSAEVKALAQKINRKLKSEPYDRYQNTSSRN